The Arvicanthis niloticus isolate mArvNil1 chromosome 2, mArvNil1.pat.X, whole genome shotgun sequence genome includes a window with the following:
- the Brd3 gene encoding bromodomain-containing protein 3 isoform X2, giving the protein MSTTTAAAPTGIPAVPGPVNPPPPEVSNPSKPGRKTNQLQYMQNVVVKTLWKHQFAWPFYQPVDAIKLNLPDYHKIIKNPMDMGTIKKRLENNYYWSASECMQDFNTMFTNCYIYNKPTDDIVLMAQALEKIFLQKVAQMPQEEVELLPPAPKGKGRKPAAGAQNAGTQQVATVSSVSPAAPFQNIPPTVSQTPVIAATPVPTITANVTSVPVPPPAAPPPPATPIVPVVPPTPPVVKKKGVKRKADTTTPTTSAITASRSESPPPLSEPKQAKVVARRESGGRPIKPPKKDLEDGEVPQHAGKKGKLSEHLRHCDSILREMLSKKHAAYAWPFYKPVDAEALELHDYHDIIKHPMDLSTVKRKMDSREYPDAQGFAADIRLMFSNCYKYNPPDHEVVAMARKLQDVFEMRFAKMPDEPMEAPSLPAPTAPIVSKGAESSRSSEESSSDSGSSDSEEERATRLAELQEQLKAVHEQLAALSQAPVNKPKKKKEKKEKEKKKKDKDKDKEKEKHKAKSEEEKKAKAAPAAKQAQQKKAPSKKANSTSTASRQLKKGGKQASASYDSEEEEEGLPMSYDEKRQLSLDINRLPGEKLGRVVHIIQSREPSLRDSNPDEIEIDFETLKPTTLRELERYVKSCLQKKQRKPLSTSGKKQAAKSKEELAQEKKKELEKRLQDVSGQLNSKKPTKKEKSGSAPSGGPSRLSSSSSSESASSSSSGSSSDSSDSE; this is encoded by the exons ATGTCCACTACTACAGCGGCTGCCCCCACGGGGATCCCGGCAGTCCCGGGCCCTGTGAACCCTCCCCCACCTGAGGTCTCCAACCCCAGCAAGCCTGGCCGAAAGACTAACCAACTGCAGTACATGCAGAATGTAGTGGTGAAGACACTCTGGAAACATCAGTTCGCCTGGCCTTTCTACCAGCCTGTGGATGCAATCAAGCTGAACCTGCCT GattatcataaaataataaaaaacccaatGGACATGGGGACTATCAAGAAGAGActagaaaataattattattggAGTGCCAGTGAGTGTATGCAGGACTTCAACACCATGTTTACAAActgttatatttataataag CCCACAGATGACATAGTGCTAATGGCCCAGGCCTTAGAGAAAATCTTTCTGCAGAAAGTGGCCCAGATGCCTCAGGAGGAAGTTGAACTATTGCCCCCTGCTCCAAAGGGCAAAGGCCGGAAGCCAGCTGCAGGAGCCCAGAATGCAG GTACACAACAAGTGGCAACTGTATCTTCGGTCTCCCCAGCAGCCCCCTTCCAGAACATACCCCCCACTGTATCCCAGACACCTGTCATTGCCGCCACCCCTGTACCAACCATCACTGCAAACGTCACGTCAGTTCCAGTCCCCCCACCCGCCGCACCGCCTCCTCCTGCAACACCCATCGTCCCTGTGGTCCCTCCCACACCGCCTGTAGTCAAG AAAAAGGGCGTGAAGCGGAAAGCAGACACAACCACACCCACGACGTCAGCCATCACTGCCAGTCGGAGTGAGTCTCCCCCACCACTTTCAGAGCCCAAGCAAGCCAAGGTAGTGGCCCGAAGGGAGAGCGGGGGCCGCCCTATCAAACCTCCTAAGAAGGACCTGGAAGATGGCGAGGTCCCACAGCACGCGGGTAAAAAGGGAAAATTGTCTGAGCACTTGCGGCACTGTGACAGCATCCTCCGGGAGATGCTGTCCAAGAAGCACGCTGCCTACGCGTGGCCCTTCTACAAGCCAGTGGACGCTGAGGCACTGGAGCTGCATGACTACCATGACATCATCAAGCACCCTATGGACCTCAGCACAGTCAAA AGGAAGATGGATAGCCGCGAGTACCCAGATGCACAGGGCTTCGCTGCGGATATCCGGTTAATGTTCTCAAATTGTTATAAGTACAACCCTCCAGACCATGAAGTGGTGGCCATGGCCAGGAAGCTCCAG GATGTGTTTGAGATGAGGTTTGCCAAGATGCCCGATGAGCCCATGGAGGCGCCCTCGCTGCCGGCTCCCACAGCCCCCATCGTGAGCAAAGGGGCTGAGAGCAGCCGCAGTAGTGAGGAGAGCTCTTCAGATTCAGGCAGCTCAGACTCAGAAGAGGAGCGAGCCACTCGGCTGGCCGAGCTGCAGGAGCAG CTGAAGGCCGTGCATGAACAGCTGGCTGCCTTGTCTCAGGCTCCAGTGAACaaaccaaagaagaagaaggagaagaaggaaaaggagaagaagaagaaagacaaggacaaagacaaagagaaggagaagcacAAGGCCAAGtctgaggaggagaagaaggccAAGGCAGCTCCGGCAGCCAAACAGGCGCAGCAGAAGAAGGCTCCCAGCAAGAAGGCCAATAGCACAAGCACAGCCAGCAG ACAGCTCAAGAAGGGCGGCAAGCAGGCTTCTGCATCCTACGactcagaggaagaggaggagggcctGCCCATGAGCTATGATGAAAAGCGGCAACTCAGCCTAGACATCAACCGGCTGCCTGGTGAGAAGCTGGGACGTGTGGTGCACATCATTCAGTCTCGGGAGCCCTCGCTTCGGGACTCCAACCCAGATGAGATCGAGATTGACTTTGAGACCCTGAAGCCAACCACGCTGCGGGAACTGGAGAGATACGTCAAGTCTTGTTTACAGAAAAAGCAGAGGAAACCGTTAT CAACAAGCGGGAAGAAGCAGGCGGCCAAATCGAAAGAGGAGCTGGctcaggagaagaaaaaggagctgGAGAAGCGGCTACAGGATGTCAGCGGACAGCTGAACAGCAAGAAACCCACCAAGAAAG AGAAGTCCGGCTCAGCTCCCTCAGGAGGCCCATCAAGGCTCAGCAGTAGCAGCTCCTCAGAGTCTGCCAGCAGCAGTTCCAGTGGATCGAGCTCCGACAGCAGTGACTCAGAGTGA
- the Brd3 gene encoding bromodomain-containing protein 3 isoform X1 gives MSTTTAAAPTGIPAVPGPVNPPPPEVSNPSKPGRKTNQLQYMQNVVVKTLWKHQFAWPFYQPVDAIKLNLPDYHKIIKNPMDMGTIKKRLENNYYWSASECMQDFNTMFTNCYIYNKPTDDIVLMAQALEKIFLQKVAQMPQEEVELLPPAPKGKGRKPAAGAQNAGTQQVATVSSVSPAAPFQNIPPTVSQTPVIAATPVPTITANVTSVPVPPPAAPPPPATPIVPVVPPTPPVVKKKGVKRKADTTTPTTSAITASRSESPPPLSEPKQAKVVARRESGGRPIKPPKKDLEDGEVPQHAGKKGKLSEHLRHCDSILREMLSKKHAAYAWPFYKPVDAEALELHDYHDIIKHPMDLSTVKRKMDSREYPDAQGFAADIRLMFSNCYKYNPPDHEVVAMARKLQDVFEMRFAKMPDEPMEAPSLPAPTAPIVSKGAESSRSSEESSSDSGSSDSEEERATRLAELQEQTGCGAFQDQLLNVSSVQLKAVHEQLAALSQAPVNKPKKKKEKKEKEKKKKDKDKDKEKEKHKAKSEEEKKAKAAPAAKQAQQKKAPSKKANSTSTASRQLKKGGKQASASYDSEEEEEGLPMSYDEKRQLSLDINRLPGEKLGRVVHIIQSREPSLRDSNPDEIEIDFETLKPTTLRELERYVKSCLQKKQRKPLSTSGKKQAAKSKEELAQEKKKELEKRLQDVSGQLNSKKPTKKEKSGSAPSGGPSRLSSSSSSESASSSSSGSSSDSSDSE, from the exons ATGTCCACTACTACAGCGGCTGCCCCCACGGGGATCCCGGCAGTCCCGGGCCCTGTGAACCCTCCCCCACCTGAGGTCTCCAACCCCAGCAAGCCTGGCCGAAAGACTAACCAACTGCAGTACATGCAGAATGTAGTGGTGAAGACACTCTGGAAACATCAGTTCGCCTGGCCTTTCTACCAGCCTGTGGATGCAATCAAGCTGAACCTGCCT GattatcataaaataataaaaaacccaatGGACATGGGGACTATCAAGAAGAGActagaaaataattattattggAGTGCCAGTGAGTGTATGCAGGACTTCAACACCATGTTTACAAActgttatatttataataag CCCACAGATGACATAGTGCTAATGGCCCAGGCCTTAGAGAAAATCTTTCTGCAGAAAGTGGCCCAGATGCCTCAGGAGGAAGTTGAACTATTGCCCCCTGCTCCAAAGGGCAAAGGCCGGAAGCCAGCTGCAGGAGCCCAGAATGCAG GTACACAACAAGTGGCAACTGTATCTTCGGTCTCCCCAGCAGCCCCCTTCCAGAACATACCCCCCACTGTATCCCAGACACCTGTCATTGCCGCCACCCCTGTACCAACCATCACTGCAAACGTCACGTCAGTTCCAGTCCCCCCACCCGCCGCACCGCCTCCTCCTGCAACACCCATCGTCCCTGTGGTCCCTCCCACACCGCCTGTAGTCAAG AAAAAGGGCGTGAAGCGGAAAGCAGACACAACCACACCCACGACGTCAGCCATCACTGCCAGTCGGAGTGAGTCTCCCCCACCACTTTCAGAGCCCAAGCAAGCCAAGGTAGTGGCCCGAAGGGAGAGCGGGGGCCGCCCTATCAAACCTCCTAAGAAGGACCTGGAAGATGGCGAGGTCCCACAGCACGCGGGTAAAAAGGGAAAATTGTCTGAGCACTTGCGGCACTGTGACAGCATCCTCCGGGAGATGCTGTCCAAGAAGCACGCTGCCTACGCGTGGCCCTTCTACAAGCCAGTGGACGCTGAGGCACTGGAGCTGCATGACTACCATGACATCATCAAGCACCCTATGGACCTCAGCACAGTCAAA AGGAAGATGGATAGCCGCGAGTACCCAGATGCACAGGGCTTCGCTGCGGATATCCGGTTAATGTTCTCAAATTGTTATAAGTACAACCCTCCAGACCATGAAGTGGTGGCCATGGCCAGGAAGCTCCAG GATGTGTTTGAGATGAGGTTTGCCAAGATGCCCGATGAGCCCATGGAGGCGCCCTCGCTGCCGGCTCCCACAGCCCCCATCGTGAGCAAAGGGGCTGAGAGCAGCCGCAGTAGTGAGGAGAGCTCTTCAGATTCAGGCAGCTCAGACTCAGAAGAGGAGCGAGCCACTCGGCTGGCCGAGCTGCAGGAGCAG ACTGGCTGCGGAGCCTTCCAGGATCAGCTGTTGAATGTCTCCTCTGTGCAG CTGAAGGCCGTGCATGAACAGCTGGCTGCCTTGTCTCAGGCTCCAGTGAACaaaccaaagaagaagaaggagaagaaggaaaaggagaagaagaagaaagacaaggacaaagacaaagagaaggagaagcacAAGGCCAAGtctgaggaggagaagaaggccAAGGCAGCTCCGGCAGCCAAACAGGCGCAGCAGAAGAAGGCTCCCAGCAAGAAGGCCAATAGCACAAGCACAGCCAGCAG ACAGCTCAAGAAGGGCGGCAAGCAGGCTTCTGCATCCTACGactcagaggaagaggaggagggcctGCCCATGAGCTATGATGAAAAGCGGCAACTCAGCCTAGACATCAACCGGCTGCCTGGTGAGAAGCTGGGACGTGTGGTGCACATCATTCAGTCTCGGGAGCCCTCGCTTCGGGACTCCAACCCAGATGAGATCGAGATTGACTTTGAGACCCTGAAGCCAACCACGCTGCGGGAACTGGAGAGATACGTCAAGTCTTGTTTACAGAAAAAGCAGAGGAAACCGTTAT CAACAAGCGGGAAGAAGCAGGCGGCCAAATCGAAAGAGGAGCTGGctcaggagaagaaaaaggagctgGAGAAGCGGCTACAGGATGTCAGCGGACAGCTGAACAGCAAGAAACCCACCAAGAAAG AGAAGTCCGGCTCAGCTCCCTCAGGAGGCCCATCAAGGCTCAGCAGTAGCAGCTCCTCAGAGTCTGCCAGCAGCAGTTCCAGTGGATCGAGCTCCGACAGCAGTGACTCAGAGTGA
- the Brd3os gene encoding uncharacterized protein BRD3OS: MSGRVPLAEKALSESYARLRYRDTSLLIWQQQQQKLEFVPPSTYLSRSRSMWYSQYGNEAILVRDKNQLGVSRDTGQSKFCSIM, translated from the coding sequence ATGAGTGGGCGAGTCCCGCTGGCAGAGAAGGCCCTGTCAGAATCCTATGCCCGCCTTCGGTACAGGGACACATCCTTGCTCATttggcaacagcagcagcagaagttGGAGTTTGTACCACCCAGTACATACCTGAGCAGAAGCCGCAGCATGTGGTACTCCCAGTACGGAAATGAGGCCATCTTAGTCCGAGACAAGAACCAGCTTGGGGTCTCTAGGGACACGGGCCAGTCTAAGTTTTGCTCGATCATGTAA